The Lewinellaceae bacterium genome has a segment encoding these proteins:
- a CDS encoding YhcH/YjgK/YiaL family protein encodes MVKDKLENSSLYGGLSPKIAKAFRYLHETDLSEIPVGKYDIDDDLFTIVMEYQTKDISEGKFEGHHKYIDVQYVISGNELVGITSLTDQIPIEINEADDYDFYALESDFIRFDAGTFMIFFPDDLHMPCIRLNEPSAVKKVVVKVKI; translated from the coding sequence ATGGTAAAAGATAAACTCGAAAATTCCAGCCTTTATGGAGGCCTGAGTCCTAAAATTGCTAAAGCCTTCCGTTATCTTCATGAAACCGATTTGTCTGAAATTCCTGTGGGTAAATATGACATAGACGACGACCTTTTCACCATTGTCATGGAATACCAAACCAAAGATATTAGTGAAGGTAAATTTGAAGGGCATCATAAATACATCGACGTTCAATATGTTATTTCAGGAAACGAGCTGGTCGGCATCACTTCACTGACCGATCAAATTCCCATAGAAATCAATGAAGCGGATGATTATGATTTTTATGCATTGGAATCCGATTTTATCAGGTTCGACGCAGGGACTTTTATGATATTTTTTCCCGATGATTTACATATGCCTTGTATTCGTTTGAATGAACCTTCAGCGGTAAAAAAAGTGGTGGTGAAAGTAAAAATTTGA
- a CDS encoding methyltransferase domain-containing protein, with product MTIKKLEKELKKIYKKIVQQDPAARSISSEVHETFRLSAKNLYRYMILRSFDLRKLHDNLSDLGISSIRTAEGYVYSNLFNVIKLLRLLQGKTWIDEPEVETIGYKRSMKLLRKHANELFGRNRKKHFTEIMVTLPDEAADDITLIRNLVAEGMEIARINLSHGDVDLWKKMIANINQVKKETNKRVKIFMDLSGPKMRTSAIQIHTKKGKINEYVKLNVGDHLVLTKKDTKGRESLHDENNDLIHAAEIGVLLPQIIDDIKVGDTLYFDDGMIKAVVIDKNPDDAILEIIKAYKSKLSSNKGINLPNTMLNLPSLTERDIELLPFVCQYADIVGYSFVRKPEDVIHLYNELDKNKNNDIGVVLKIENQEAFENLPLILFEAMKRNKIGVMIARGDLAVEIGFERISEVQNEILWLCEAAHVPVIWATQVLENLAKTGVATRAEVSDASMSVQAECVMLNKGPFIVDAVRTLKDITLKMAAHSSKKKSSLRALKVAKNALLKMDKTKMAVDLFDKYADRYQEKYMDVSLYHDTFDLFCDAIKKENAEILELGCGPGNITRYLLEKRPGIKLLGTDLSKRMITLAKINNPAAEFELMDCRDFRRTGKKYDGIMGGFCLPYLSKEDSIKLIQDAFASLNPDGVLYLSTMEDDYDKSGLKGPSSGEPDQLFIHYHEAGYLTEALTVNGFAILELSRKEYSGPDGAPVTDLVIIAQK from the coding sequence ATGACAATCAAAAAATTAGAAAAGGAGTTAAAAAAAATTTACAAAAAAATAGTTCAACAGGATCCTGCAGCCAGAAGCATTTCTTCTGAAGTCCATGAAACGTTCAGGCTGAGTGCCAAAAACCTGTACCGGTACATGATCCTCAGAAGTTTTGACCTGAGAAAACTCCACGACAATCTTTCCGACCTGGGCATTTCCTCCATCAGGACGGCTGAAGGTTATGTCTATTCCAACCTCTTCAATGTCATTAAACTCCTACGATTACTCCAGGGAAAAACATGGATTGACGAACCCGAAGTGGAAACCATCGGGTATAAACGAAGCATGAAGTTATTGCGAAAGCACGCCAACGAACTTTTCGGGAGAAACAGGAAAAAACACTTTACTGAAATCATGGTCACTTTACCCGACGAGGCTGCAGATGACATCACTCTGATCAGGAATTTGGTAGCGGAAGGCATGGAAATCGCCCGGATAAACCTAAGCCACGGAGATGTTGACCTTTGGAAAAAAATGATCGCCAACATCAATCAGGTAAAAAAAGAAACAAACAAACGGGTAAAGATTTTCATGGATCTGTCCGGACCTAAAATGAGGACCTCCGCAATCCAGATCCATACCAAAAAAGGGAAAATCAATGAGTATGTAAAACTAAATGTCGGGGATCATTTGGTGTTGACCAAAAAGGATACGAAGGGCCGGGAATCCCTTCATGATGAAAATAACGACTTAATCCATGCTGCCGAGATCGGCGTTTTACTCCCACAGATCATTGATGACATAAAAGTAGGGGACACCCTTTATTTTGATGATGGCATGATTAAAGCCGTCGTCATTGACAAAAACCCGGACGACGCCATCCTGGAGATCATCAAAGCCTATAAATCAAAACTCTCCTCCAACAAAGGGATCAACCTGCCCAACACCATGCTCAATCTGCCTTCCCTGACAGAACGGGATATTGAGTTACTCCCGTTTGTTTGCCAATATGCGGATATAGTCGGGTATTCATTTGTCAGAAAGCCGGAGGATGTCATCCATTTATACAATGAGCTGGATAAAAATAAAAACAACGACATCGGGGTTGTCTTAAAAATAGAAAACCAGGAGGCTTTCGAAAATCTGCCCCTCATCCTTTTTGAGGCCATGAAACGGAATAAAATCGGGGTGATGATCGCAAGGGGAGATCTGGCGGTTGAGATCGGGTTCGAACGCATCTCCGAGGTGCAGAATGAGATTCTTTGGCTGTGCGAAGCTGCCCACGTCCCGGTCATCTGGGCCACCCAGGTGCTTGAGAACCTCGCCAAAACAGGGGTCGCCACCCGCGCCGAAGTATCGGATGCCTCTATGAGCGTTCAGGCAGAATGTGTGATGCTGAATAAAGGGCCTTTCATCGTGGATGCCGTCCGGACATTGAAGGACATCACACTGAAAATGGCGGCTCATTCTTCCAAAAAGAAAAGCTCCCTTCGGGCATTGAAGGTGGCCAAAAATGCCCTTTTAAAAATGGATAAAACAAAAATGGCCGTCGACCTTTTCGATAAATATGCCGATCGGTACCAGGAAAAATACATGGATGTGAGTTTGTACCACGACACCTTTGATCTGTTTTGCGACGCCATAAAAAAGGAAAATGCCGAAATCCTGGAATTGGGCTGCGGCCCCGGAAATATTACCCGGTATTTGCTCGAAAAACGCCCGGGCATTAAACTATTGGGAACCGACCTGTCCAAACGGATGATCACCCTGGCCAAAATAAATAACCCTGCCGCTGAATTTGAATTGATGGACTGCAGAGATTTTCGCCGCACAGGTAAAAAGTACGATGGCATCATGGGTGGCTTTTGTTTACCATACCTCTCCAAGGAGGACTCGATCAAACTCATACAGGATGCGTTTGCTTCATTAAACCCCGATGGCGTACTCTATTTAAGTACCATGGAAGATGATTACGACAAATCCGGGCTCAAAGGCCCAAGTTCCGGGGAGCCTGACCAGTTGTTTATTCATTACCATGAAGCCGGATACCTGACAGAGGCCCTGACGGTTAACGGGTTTGCCATCCTGGAATTAAGTCGTAAAGAATATTCTGGACCGGACGGGGCTCCTGTGACCGACCTGGTGATCATAGCGCAAAAGTAA
- a CDS encoding MbtH family protein — MSWEEENDTTIYKVVVNHEEQYSIWPADRENPLGWNDAGKSGSKDECLKYIEEVWTDMRPLSLRKQMEDQQDKE, encoded by the coding sequence ATGTCATGGGAAGAAGAAAATGACACGACTATATACAAAGTAGTGGTCAACCACGAAGAACAGTACAGCATCTGGCCCGCTGACCGGGAAAACCCGCTTGGCTGGAATGACGCTGGCAAATCAGGCTCCAAAGATGAATGTCTGAAGTACATAGAAGAGGTCTGGACGGATATGCGGCCATTGAGCCTCCGCAAGCAAATGGAAGATCAGCAGGATAAGGAATAA
- a CDS encoding NADH:flavin oxidoreductase, whose translation MLAPLTNRQSYEDGQLSDDELHWLTMRAKGQFGIVLTCASHVQAIGKGFPGQLGIFSDQHIPGHQKLTTSLHAYGSLALIQLHHAGMRSPAELNQQPPVCPSPNEKFGARELSLAEVLQLRDDFIKAAVRAKKSGYDGVEVHGAHGYILTQFLSAEINHRTDAYGGSLENRARILFEIIDGIRNACGKDFIIGTRLSPEKFGMDLLEIKWVCQRLIDQGNIDFLDLSLWDCFKLPEEEKFKTHSLLEHFTGLDFKDVLLTVAGKISTGNDVHKILSAGVDFVTIGRSAILHHDFPEKVMANPDFIPTPTPVSKEYLRKEGLGENFIEYMNNWPNFVTNNS comes from the coding sequence ATGTTGGCACCGCTAACCAATAGACAAAGTTACGAAGATGGTCAACTTTCTGATGATGAATTGCACTGGTTGACCATGAGAGCAAAAGGGCAATTTGGAATAGTTTTGACCTGCGCTTCTCATGTCCAGGCCATTGGAAAAGGATTTCCAGGGCAATTAGGAATCTTCTCTGATCAACATATTCCAGGACATCAAAAATTAACGACAAGCCTTCACGCCTATGGCTCCCTGGCTTTAATCCAACTGCATCATGCCGGTATGCGGTCACCCGCTGAATTAAATCAACAACCTCCTGTCTGCCCGTCCCCAAACGAAAAATTTGGCGCCCGGGAACTCTCGCTCGCAGAAGTTCTGCAACTCAGAGATGATTTTATAAAAGCGGCGGTCAGAGCAAAAAAAAGCGGTTATGACGGCGTGGAGGTTCATGGTGCACATGGCTACATACTGACCCAGTTTTTGAGCGCCGAGATCAACCACAGAACCGATGCATACGGGGGAAGCCTGGAGAACAGAGCTCGTATCTTATTTGAAATAATTGATGGCATAAGAAATGCCTGTGGTAAAGATTTTATAATAGGCACCAGACTCTCTCCGGAAAAATTCGGCATGGATCTGCTTGAAATAAAATGGGTTTGCCAAAGATTAATTGATCAGGGAAATATTGACTTCCTCGACCTCTCTTTGTGGGATTGTTTTAAACTTCCGGAAGAAGAAAAATTTAAAACCCATTCGTTATTAGAGCACTTCACCGGCCTTGATTTTAAGGATGTATTACTGACGGTAGCCGGAAAAATCAGTACAGGAAATGATGTACATAAAATATTAAGTGCCGGGGTAGATTTTGTTACCATTGGTCGTTCGGCCATCCTTCATCATGATTTTCCGGAAAAGGTGATGGCTAATCCAGATTTCATCCCCACCCCAACACCGGTGTCAAAAGAATATCTTCGTAAAGAAGGACTGGGGGAAAATTTTATAGAATACATGAATAATTGGCCGAATTTTGTAACCAACAATTCGTAA